Within Citrus sinensis cultivar Valencia sweet orange chromosome 1, DVS_A1.0, whole genome shotgun sequence, the genomic segment AGGTtccagaagcaaaaacaagatAAGCAGTTCAGCAAATTCCTGGAAGTGCTGAAGCAACTGCACATAAATATAGCTTTTGTGGAAGTTTTAgagcaaatgccaaattatgtgaaatttctaCAAGATATTTTGGCACGAAAAAGAAGGCTGGGAGAGTTTGAAACTGTTGCTTTAACACAGGAAAGTAGTCATATGCTCCAGAGTAAAATTCCCACAAAATTGAAAGATCCAGAGAGTTTTACAATACCCTGTTCTATAGGGACTAGGTATGCTAGCAGAGCACTTTGTGACTTGGGAGCTAGTATTAATTTGATGCCATTATCTGTATTTAAACAGTTTGGAGTAGGGGAGTGCAGACCAACAACAGTCACTCTGCAGTTAGCTGACATATCTTATGCATACCCTGAAGGAAAGATAGAGGATATATTGGTGAAGGTTGACAAATTCATCTTTCTAGTGGATATCATTGTGCTGGACTTTGAAACTAACAAAGAGGTACCCATTATACTTGAAAGACCTTTTCTAGTAACTGGAAAAACTTTGATAGATGTGCAGAAAGGAGAGCTTACCATAAAAGTGAATGATCAGCAAGTCACATTTAATGTATTAGAGACTGTGAGGAACCCTGATGAAGTAGAAGATTGCAATTTCCTAAGTGTAGTGGATCTTGTTATAGCAGACAGAATGGACAGATGCTGCAGTAATGTACTTGACAAAGTCACCACCTTTGAGGATGTTGAAGAGGAAGATGTTGCAGCAATCCAAACAGATTGGATGAACAAACAGCAATCTGATAGGCACAACAGGTTTATTGAACACCTGAATCTTTCAGACAGGGAAGTAAAAACAACTTTACCATCTATTGAATCACCTTctagttttaaattaaaattgttacttTCACATTTAAAGTATGATTATTTTGATCAAAACAACACACTCCCTGTAATCATTTCTTCTACTTTAGATGCAGGTCAAGAACAAAGTCTAGTAGATTTGCTGGAAAAATACAGAAGAGCAATTGGATGGACCATGGCAGATATAAAGGTGATAAGCCCATCCATATGTATGCATAAAATCCTGTTAGAGAATTGTTCCAGCAATTCGGTAGAGCACTAGAGAAGGCTGAATCCtattatgaaagaagtggtgaagaatgaaatcatcaaatggttaGATGTTGGAGTCATATACCCAATATCAGACAGTTCATGGGTAAGCCCAGTTCAATGTGTTCCAAAGAAAGGAGGGATAACAGTAATGGctaatgagaagaatgaacttattCCTACAAGGACAGTGACTAGATGGAGAATGTGTATGGATTACAGGAAGCTCAACAAAGCCACAAGGAAAGACCATTTTTCACTTCCATTCATAGATCAGATGTTGGATAGACTTGTTGGAAAACAGTACTACTGCTTCTTAGATGAGTATTCAGGCTACAACCAGATTGCTATAGCTCTAgaagatcaagagaagactACATTTACTTGTCCCTATGGAACATTTGCCTTCagaagaatgccatttgggctATGCAATGCTCCAGCAACTTTTCAGAGATGCATGATGTCTatattttctgatatggtagAGCAGACTTTGGAAGTTTTCATGGATGACTTCTCAGTTTTTGGGGAAACATACAATGATTGTTTAGACAACTTggaagaagttcttaaaagatgtgagATGACCAACTTAGTACTTAATTGgaaaagtgtcattttatggtgcAAGAAGGAATAGTGCTGGGTCACAAGATATCCAATGATGGTATTGAGGTAGGCAAAGCCAAGATAGAAGTAATAGATAAACTGCCACCTCCAACTTCAGTAAAGGGTATTAGGAGTTTTTTGGGTCATGCTGGATTCTACAGAAGATTCATTAAGGATTTTTCCAAAGTAGCTAAGCCTTTGTGTTCATTGTTGGAGCATGACAAACCATTTCACTTTGACAAAGAGTGCCTTCAAGCATTTGGAGAATTAAATAAAGCTCTGATCACTGCTCCAGTAGTTATATCTCCATATTGGACTTTAccatttgaattgatgtgtgatgctagtgatCATTCTGTGGGAGCAGTATTAGGGAAAAGAAAGGATAAGGTTTTTCATTCCATATACTATGCAAGCAAAACGTTCACTCCAACTCAGATCAATTACACCACAACAGG encodes:
- the LOC107176613 gene encoding uncharacterized protein LOC107176613, whose translation is MPNYVKFLQDILARKRRLGEFETVALTQESSHMLQSKIPTKLKDPESFTIPCSIGTRYASRALCDLGASINLMPLSVFKQFGVGECRPTTVTLQLADISYAYPEGKIEDILVKVDKFIFLVDIIVLDFETNKEVPIILERPFLVTGKTLIDVQKGELTIKVNDQQVTFNVLETVRNPDEVEDCNFLSVVDLVIADRMDRCCSNVLDKVTTFEDVEEEDVAAIQTDWMNKQQSDRHNRFIEHLNLSDREVKTTLPSIESPSSFKLKLLLSHLKYDYFDQNNTLPVIISSTLDAGQEQSLVDLLEKYRRAIGWTMADIKVISPSICMHKILLENCSSNSVEH